The genomic region GAGGGTGAACTTGCTGACGCCCAGGACCTGGGTCAGTTCACGCACCGACGGCAACTTGCTACCCGGTGCCCATTCGCCGTTTTCGATGGCCTGGCTGAACGCCTCGACGATCTGTTGCACCTTGGGGGTGCCATCCACAAAGGCGATAGCCGATACAAACATGAACATTCCTTGTCTTTGCTGGTGCTTTTACCGGTGAAGTTAGGCCGGATTAGGCATCACTTTACCTGCCTTGTGCAATGCCAGTCCCCTAGACTGCGCGGCATCTCGCCAGGAGTTGGCGAAGTTTCCTACAAGCGGGCAATGGATTCTGCATTCTCATGAAGACTTATATGTGTGTTCCCTGCGGTTTTATGTACGTAGAAGAATTGGGTATCCCGGAGGACGGGATACCCGCAGGCACCCCTTGGGAAGAGGTGCCTGAAGACTGGACATGCCCGGATTGCGGCGTGACCAAGGCCGACTTCATGGCTATTGAAATCTAACGCTCCATCCACGAAAGGAATCGCCCCATGGAAAGCAAACTGATCAACGCCACCGTGCCGTTCTGCACCGGTGTGGCCCACCAGAAATACCTGGGCGCCGAGAAGGGCCTGGAAACCGCCATCGAAGGCAACTGCACCCATTGGTATATCGACGGCAGCCTGTTTGGCGAAATGGTCGACGACTGGACCGATGCACGCATCGAAAGTCTGCAGGCGCAAATCGCTGCCACCGGCATCAAGCCGATCTTCCATGGCAACTTCAAGGCGCCGCTGGCCAGTGACGTCGAGGCGTTCCGTGCAGCAGCCGTGGAATATGTGAAGAAAGAAATCGACATCGCCAGCCGCCTGGGCGCGCCCCTGATCATTCATGGCGGTTGCATCGTCGAACCGAAAATGGTGCTGATGGCCAAGAAGGTCGCCCTGGAGCATTACCTCAAGTCGGTGCAGGAACTGGCGATTTACGCCGAGGCCAAGGGCACGGATATCTACCTGGAAAACCTGTCCAACTACGTCAACTACCGGCCGTTCCACTACATCTTCACCCATGAAGCGGAATACGCCTTTGTGTTCGAGCGCCTGCAAGCCCACAGCAATCTGT from Pseudomonas synxantha harbors:
- a CDS encoding rubredoxin, encoding MKTYMCVPCGFMYVEELGIPEDGIPAGTPWEEVPEDWTCPDCGVTKADFMAIEI
- a CDS encoding sugar phosphate isomerase/epimerase family protein, with amino-acid sequence MESKLINATVPFCTGVAHQKYLGAEKGLETAIEGNCTHWYIDGSLFGEMVDDWTDARIESLQAQIAATGIKPIFHGNFKAPLASDVEAFRAAAVEYVKKEIDIASRLGAPLIIHGGCIVEPKMVLMAKKVALEHYLKSVQELAIYAEAKGTDIYLENLSNYVNYRPFHYIFTHEAEYAFVFERLQAHSNLYFFLDAGHANIENGLPAEVVRKYHHLIKGISFSNNNGVQDQHFGIHDGNCDYADVMQAIVETNWKGLVAFETRNQTAKAALADLAVMYRESLTTEIAVA